A single genomic interval of Adhaeribacter pallidiroseus harbors:
- a CDS encoding ribonucleoside-diphosphate reductase subunit alpha has protein sequence MLVIKRDGRRESVKFDKITARIEKLCYGLNMIYVSPIEVAKKVIDGIYDGVTTVELDNLAAEISASLTTKHPDYAILAARIAISNLHKVTAKSFSSTMKRLYTYEDPKTGENASLIAKDVYEIIRKNAALLDSSIIYDRDYNYDYFGYKTLERSYLLRIDGKIVERPQHMLMRVAIGIHKNDIDSALETYTLMSEKWFTHATPTLFNAGSPKPQLSSCFLLTMKEDSIPGIYDTLKNCAMISQSAGGIGLSAHNIRATGSYIKGTNGTSNGLVPMLKVFNDTARYVDQGGGKRKGAFAIYLEPWHADVFEFLDMRKNHGKEEMRARDLFYALWIPDLFMKRVESNGDWSLFCPNEAPGLPDCYGKEFERLYEKYEKEGRARKTIKAQELWFAILESQTETGTPYMLFKDHANSKSNQQNLGTIKSSNLCTEIIEYTSPDEIAVCNLASLALPRYVKEENGRKTFDHDKLYEVTYHVTKNLNKVIDINYYPVPEAKNSNMRHRPIGLGIQGLADTFIALRMPFESEEAAQLNKDIFETIYFAAMTASKDLAKKDGPYSTFEGSPISRGIFQFDMWGVTPESKRWDWEALRNEVVEHGVRNSLLVAPMPTASTAQILGNNESFEPYTSNIYVRRVLSGEFMVVNKHLLKDLIGLGIWNDSMKNQIISANGSIQNIPNIPQNIKDLYKTVWEIKQKTIIDLSADRGAYICQSQSLNLHVQNPNFGKLTSMHFHAWKRGLKTGMYYLRTKAAADAIKFTVEKQAAETLEPMNVADQNLSDMACSLDNPDACEACGS, from the coding sequence ATGTTAGTTATAAAAAGAGACGGCCGGCGCGAGTCCGTCAAGTTCGATAAAATTACGGCCCGCATAGAGAAGCTCTGCTACGGCCTGAACATGATTTATGTATCGCCGATTGAGGTGGCTAAAAAGGTAATTGATGGGATTTACGATGGCGTAACCACCGTAGAACTCGATAACCTGGCCGCCGAAATTTCGGCGTCGCTCACCACCAAGCACCCGGACTACGCTATTCTGGCGGCCCGGATTGCGATCTCGAATTTGCACAAGGTTACGGCTAAGTCGTTCAGCAGCACCATGAAACGGCTGTATACCTACGAGGACCCGAAAACCGGTGAAAACGCTTCTTTGATTGCCAAAGACGTGTACGAAATTATCCGGAAGAATGCGGCCTTGCTCGACTCTAGCATTATCTACGACCGCGATTACAACTATGATTACTTCGGCTATAAAACCCTGGAGCGTTCGTACTTGCTGCGCATTGATGGCAAAATTGTAGAGCGTCCGCAACACATGCTCATGCGGGTAGCCATTGGTATTCACAAAAACGACATTGATTCGGCGCTGGAAACCTATACCCTGATGTCGGAGAAATGGTTTACCCACGCTACACCTACCTTGTTTAACGCGGGTTCGCCGAAACCGCAGTTATCGAGCTGCTTCCTGCTGACCATGAAAGAAGACAGTATTCCGGGCATTTACGATACCCTGAAAAACTGCGCCATGATTTCGCAGAGCGCCGGTGGTATTGGCTTAAGCGCGCACAACATCCGGGCAACGGGTTCTTATATTAAAGGTACTAATGGTACTTCTAATGGTTTGGTACCGATGCTGAAAGTATTTAACGATACCGCCCGTTACGTTGACCAGGGCGGTGGAAAACGCAAAGGTGCTTTCGCGATTTACTTAGAGCCGTGGCACGCCGATGTGTTCGAGTTCCTGGATATGCGCAAGAACCACGGGAAAGAAGAAATGCGCGCCCGTGACTTGTTCTATGCCCTCTGGATTCCGGATTTGTTTATGAAGCGCGTAGAAAGCAACGGCGACTGGAGTTTGTTCTGCCCGAACGAAGCCCCTGGCCTACCCGATTGCTACGGTAAAGAATTTGAGCGTTTGTACGAGAAATACGAAAAAGAAGGCCGTGCCCGCAAAACCATTAAGGCCCAGGAACTTTGGTTCGCTATCTTGGAAAGCCAGACCGAAACCGGTACGCCGTACATGTTGTTTAAAGATCACGCCAATAGCAAGTCGAACCAGCAAAATTTAGGTACTATTAAGTCGAGTAACTTATGTACCGAAATTATTGAATATACTTCGCCGGACGAAATTGCCGTATGTAACCTGGCTTCTTTGGCTTTGCCGCGCTACGTAAAAGAAGAGAACGGCCGGAAAACTTTCGACCACGATAAGTTATATGAGGTAACCTACCACGTTACCAAAAACCTGAACAAGGTAATTGATATTAACTACTACCCGGTTCCGGAAGCGAAAAACTCGAACATGCGCCACCGGCCGATCGGTTTGGGTATTCAAGGCTTAGCCGATACATTTATTGCCTTGCGCATGCCGTTCGAAAGCGAAGAAGCGGCCCAGTTGAACAAAGACATTTTCGAAACCATTTACTTTGCTGCCATGACGGCTTCGAAAGACTTGGCGAAGAAAGATGGTCCGTACTCTACTTTTGAGGGTTCGCCTATTTCCCGTGGTATTTTCCAGTTTGATATGTGGGGCGTTACCCCAGAATCGAAGCGTTGGGATTGGGAAGCTTTACGCAACGAAGTAGTAGAACACGGCGTGCGTAACTCTTTATTAGTAGCACCAATGCCAACCGCTTCTACCGCGCAGATATTAGGTAATAACGAAAGCTTTGAGCCGTATACTTCTAATATTTACGTACGCCGGGTGTTGAGTGGCGAGTTTATGGTGGTGAACAAGCACCTGCTGAAAGACTTAATTGGCCTGGGTATCTGGAACGACAGCATGAAAAACCAGATTATTTCGGCGAATGGTTCTATTCAGAATATCCCGAACATTCCGCAGAACATCAAAGATCTGTACAAAACGGTTTGGGAAATTAAGCAGAAAACTATTATCGACTTGAGCGCCGACCGCGGAGCCTACATTTGCCAAAGCCAAAGCCTGAACCTGCACGTTCAGAACCCGAACTTCGGTAAACTGACTTCGATGCACTTCCACGCCTGGAAACGCGGCCTGAAAACCGGTATGTATTACCTGCGTACCAAAGCCGCCGCCGATGCGATCAAGTTCACGGTAGAAAAACAAGCCGCCGAAACCCTGGAACCAATGAACGTCGCGGACCAGAA
- a CDS encoding ribonucleoside-diphosphate reductase small subunit, which yields MEPLLQENPNRFVLFPIQNDAVWQMYKKAEASFWTAEEIDLSADNKDWERMNDGERHFISHVLAFFAASDGIVNENLAINFMQEVQLPEARCFYGFQIMMENIHSETYSLLIDTYIKNPEEKDRLFNALETVDCVKKKGEWALKWINSENFTDRLIAFAAVEGIFFSGSFCSIFWLKKRGLMPGLTFSNELISRDEGLHCDFACLLYSMLQNPLPEERVQTIIRDAVSIEQEFVTDALPVALIGMNAKLMSQYIEFVADRLLVALGCSKIYNATNPFDFMEMISLQGKTNFFEKRVAEYQKSGVMSERVDNAFSLDEDF from the coding sequence ATGGAGCCTTTATTGCAAGAGAACCCGAATAGATTTGTCCTATTCCCAATTCAGAACGACGCCGTATGGCAAATGTACAAGAAAGCCGAAGCCAGCTTTTGGACAGCCGAAGAGATTGACTTATCGGCGGATAATAAAGACTGGGAGCGCATGAATGATGGCGAACGGCACTTTATCTCGCACGTGTTAGCTTTCTTTGCGGCCTCCGATGGCATCGTGAACGAGAATCTGGCCATAAACTTTATGCAGGAGGTGCAGTTGCCCGAAGCCCGCTGTTTTTATGGTTTCCAGATTATGATGGAAAATATACACTCCGAAACGTATTCCCTGTTGATTGACACCTACATTAAGAATCCGGAAGAAAAAGACCGCTTATTTAACGCCCTGGAAACCGTAGATTGCGTGAAGAAAAAAGGCGAGTGGGCTTTAAAATGGATTAATTCCGAAAACTTTACCGATCGTTTAATTGCTTTTGCCGCCGTGGAAGGCATCTTTTTCTCAGGTTCCTTCTGCTCTATTTTCTGGCTCAAAAAACGGGGCCTGATGCCCGGTTTAACGTTTTCGAACGAATTAATTTCCCGCGATGAAGGATTGCACTGTGATTTTGCCTGCTTGCTGTACTCCATGCTGCAAAACCCGCTTCCCGAAGAACGCGTACAAACCATCATCCGCGATGCGGTGTCGATTGAACAAGAATTTGTGACCGACGCATTGCCCGTAGCCCTGATAGGAATGAACGCCAAACTGATGAGCCAGTACATCGAATTTGTAGCCGACCGGCTACTCGTAGCGTTGGGCTGTTCTAAAATCTATAATGCCACTAATCCTTTCGATTTCATGGAAATGATTTCGTTACAGGGAAAAACAAACTTCTTCGAAAAACGCGTTGCCGAATATCAAAAATCGGGCGTAATGAGTGAGCGGGTAGATAACGCTTTCTCGCTCGACGAAGATTTTTAA
- the rplU gene encoding 50S ribosomal protein L21 has product MYAIVDIAGRQTKVEGGKFVYTNKLSGNEGDAVEFANVLLTEDNGTINVGAPFVDNIKVTGKILGHVKGDKVIIFKKKRRKGYKKKNGHRQDYTKVLIESIA; this is encoded by the coding sequence ATGTACGCAATAGTTGATATCGCAGGTCGTCAGACCAAGGTAGAAGGCGGTAAATTCGTCTATACCAACAAGCTTTCCGGCAATGAGGGTGACGCCGTAGAGTTCGCCAATGTATTATTAACCGAAGACAATGGCACTATTAACGTAGGTGCGCCGTTTGTGGACAACATTAAAGTTACCGGTAAAATACTTGGCCATGTTAAAGGAGATAAAGTTATTATCTTCAAGAAAAAACGCCGTAAAGGTTACAAAAAGAAAAATGGTCACCGCCAGGATTATACGAAAGTATTAATCGAAAGCATTGCTTAA
- the rpmA gene encoding 50S ribosomal protein L27 — protein sequence MAHKKGAGSSNNGRESHSKRLGVKIYGGQSIIAGNIIVRQRGTAHHPGLNVGIGKDHTLFALTDGKVEFKKGRKDRSFVSVIPVEAPATVAETAAVTE from the coding sequence ATGGCACACAAAAAAGGAGCAGGCTCGTCGAACAACGGTCGCGAGTCGCATAGCAAACGACTGGGTGTAAAAATTTACGGTGGCCAGTCTATTATCGCTGGTAACATTATCGTGCGTCAGCGCGGTACCGCGCATCACCCAGGTTTAAATGTTGGTATTGGGAAAGACCATACCTTATTTGCTTTAACCGATGGTAAAGTAGAATTTAAAAAAGGTCGTAAAGACCGTTCGTTTGTATCGGTTATTCCGGTAGAAGCACCTGCAACTGTAGCAGAAACTGCTGCTGTAACGGAATAA
- a CDS encoding amidohydrolase family protein, whose amino-acid sequence MTRNNQLLLTLAGIVGTLLPFILPSAQAQEMSFEEYEPKSTLVVPEHPVTKAKYPFIDIHSHQNSNMSKAAMDKMVKEMDALNMRTMINLSGGSGSELKSGVANLKGSYPNRFVVFANVDFDKIDDPDFGRKAAAQLEQDVKNGAQGLKIFKNLGMTVKDKNGKRIPTDDPRLNPIWQKCAELKIPVLIHTGEPRSFFDPIDKNNERWLELKQFPNRARPSSEYPSWEKVMQEQHNMFANNPKTIFINAHLGWLGGDLARLGKLMDKLPNMYTEIGAVLAEIGRQPRFAREWFIKYQDRVLFGKDIYAPTEYYTYFRVLETDDEYFDYYRKRHAFWKMYGLNLPDEVLKKLYYKNALKIIPRLDASDFPK is encoded by the coding sequence ATGACCCGCAACAATCAACTGCTTCTAACCCTAGCTGGAATAGTCGGAACACTTTTGCCTTTTATTTTACCAAGTGCCCAAGCACAGGAAATGAGCTTCGAGGAATATGAGCCCAAATCAACCTTGGTAGTACCGGAACATCCAGTAACCAAAGCCAAGTATCCGTTTATTGACATCCACAGTCACCAAAACTCCAATATGAGCAAAGCGGCCATGGACAAGATGGTTAAGGAGATGGATGCTTTAAATATGCGCACCATGATCAATTTAAGCGGAGGCAGCGGCAGCGAATTAAAAAGCGGTGTAGCTAATTTAAAAGGCAGCTATCCGAACCGCTTCGTAGTGTTTGCCAACGTGGATTTCGATAAAATTGATGATCCGGATTTTGGCCGGAAAGCTGCGGCCCAATTAGAACAAGACGTGAAAAACGGGGCGCAAGGATTAAAAATTTTTAAAAATTTGGGCATGACGGTGAAAGATAAAAACGGTAAAAGAATTCCTACTGATGATCCCCGGTTGAACCCTATTTGGCAAAAATGTGCTGAACTAAAAATTCCCGTACTGATCCATACCGGGGAGCCGCGTTCCTTTTTCGACCCGATTGATAAAAATAACGAGCGCTGGCTGGAGCTCAAACAATTCCCGAACCGGGCTCGCCCCAGTAGCGAATATCCCAGTTGGGAAAAAGTAATGCAGGAACAGCACAACATGTTTGCGAACAATCCCAAAACCATCTTTATCAACGCGCACCTGGGCTGGCTTGGGGGTGATTTAGCGCGGTTAGGTAAGCTCATGGATAAGCTCCCGAACATGTATACCGAAATTGGGGCGGTACTCGCGGAAATAGGCCGGCAACCCCGTTTTGCCCGCGAGTGGTTTATTAAATACCAGGATCGCGTTTTGTTCGGCAAAGATATTTACGCCCCTACGGAATATTACACCTACTTCCGGGTACTTGAAACCGACGACGAATACTTCGATTACTACCGCAAACGCCACGCTTTCTGGAAAATGTATGGTTTAAACCTACCAGATGAAGTGCTGAAGAAGTTGTATTACAAAAATGCTTTGAAAATTATCCCCCGTTTAGATGCCAGCGATTTTCCGAAGTAA
- a CDS encoding vWA domain-containing protein has protein sequence MKNYCSLLALFFLLTAFSHLGLARTIAGQVTDAATNQPLPGVAVQAKGTSLNTVTDTSGNFKLKVPDTTQTLTFSFIGYTSQEVKLHASGNIQVALKPDNHALQEVVVTGYNNTQRLAGKVAGVVSGVRIGGNVSRETRMSAPRDYYPRAPFNTEEYDRIEDNNFLAAKRHPLSTFSIDVDAASYSNVRRFLNNGQKPPKDAVRIEEMVNYFKYDYPQPKAEDPFAVITELAACPWNPDNQLLHIALQGKNIATDNLPPANLVFLIDVSGSMDSPDKLPLVIAGFKLLINQLRPQDKVAITVYAGSAGLVLPPTAGNQKEVILAALDKLQAGGSTAGGEGIKLAYNVAQEHFLKNNNNRVILATDGDFNVGVSSTSELERLIEEKRESGVFLTVLGFGTGNIKDSRMEKLADKGNGNYAYVDNIQEAKKVFVNEFGGTLFTITKDVKLQLEFNPTHVKAYRLIGYENRQLADEDFKNDKKDAGDLGAGHTVTALYEIVPANSKKNVPEADALKYQSVKNTDKNNFNGELLTLKLRYKTPTGNTSKLLEHVVTPTPTANPSENLRFAAAVAEFGMLLRASEHKGQATYAGVLHLAENAKGTDAEGYRAEFVRLVKTTQLLDSPVTEVKGKPEKD, from the coding sequence ATGAAAAACTATTGCTCCCTGCTCGCCCTTTTCTTTTTGCTTACCGCTTTCTCTCATTTGGGCCTGGCCCGAACCATTGCCGGACAAGTGACGGATGCCGCTACGAATCAACCGTTACCCGGAGTTGCTGTTCAGGCAAAAGGCACTTCGCTGAATACAGTTACCGATACCTCCGGAAATTTTAAATTAAAAGTACCCGACACCACTCAAACCTTAACTTTTAGTTTTATTGGCTATACTTCCCAGGAAGTAAAACTACATGCTTCCGGTAATATACAAGTAGCTTTAAAACCGGATAACCATGCTTTGCAGGAAGTAGTGGTAACGGGCTATAACAACACACAAAGATTAGCCGGCAAAGTGGCCGGGGTGGTAAGTGGCGTTAGAATAGGAGGAAACGTTTCCCGTGAAACCCGGATGAGTGCACCAAGAGATTATTACCCGCGGGCGCCGTTTAATACCGAAGAATACGACCGGATAGAAGATAATAATTTCCTGGCAGCAAAGCGCCATCCGCTTTCTACGTTTTCTATTGATGTAGACGCGGCTTCGTACAGCAACGTGCGCCGTTTTTTAAATAATGGCCAGAAGCCACCTAAAGATGCCGTGCGCATCGAAGAAATGGTAAATTATTTTAAATACGATTACCCGCAGCCTAAAGCCGAAGATCCTTTTGCCGTAATTACTGAATTAGCTGCTTGCCCCTGGAACCCCGATAACCAATTGCTACACATTGCTTTGCAAGGAAAAAATATTGCTACCGATAATTTACCGCCCGCAAACCTGGTTTTCCTGATTGATGTGTCGGGCTCGATGGATTCGCCGGATAAACTGCCTTTGGTAATTGCGGGTTTTAAATTACTGATTAACCAACTGCGCCCGCAGGATAAAGTTGCCATTACGGTTTACGCCGGATCGGCGGGTTTGGTGCTGCCCCCAACTGCGGGTAACCAAAAAGAAGTAATTCTGGCTGCCCTGGATAAACTGCAAGCGGGCGGCTCCACGGCGGGCGGCGAAGGCATTAAGCTGGCCTATAACGTGGCGCAGGAACATTTTTTAAAAAATAACAACAACCGGGTTATTCTGGCTACCGACGGCGACTTTAACGTGGGCGTATCCAGCACCTCGGAACTGGAACGGCTCATCGAAGAAAAACGGGAAAGCGGCGTATTTTTAACGGTACTGGGTTTTGGCACCGGCAACATTAAAGACAGCCGTATGGAAAAACTGGCTGACAAAGGCAACGGCAACTACGCCTACGTGGATAATATTCAGGAAGCCAAAAAAGTATTTGTAAACGAGTTTGGTGGCACTTTATTCACCATTACCAAAGACGTAAAATTGCAACTCGAGTTTAACCCCACGCACGTGAAAGCTTACCGTTTAATTGGTTACGAAAACCGCCAGCTAGCCGACGAAGATTTTAAAAATGACAAAAAAGACGCGGGTGATTTAGGAGCGGGCCACACGGTAACGGCCTTATACGAGATTGTGCCGGCCAATAGCAAAAAGAACGTACCCGAAGCGGATGCGCTCAAATATCAGTCCGTTAAAAACACCGATAAAAATAACTTCAACGGCGAACTGCTCACTTTAAAGTTGCGCTACAAAACGCCCACGGGCAATACCAGTAAATTACTCGAGCACGTCGTAACCCCTACGCCAACCGCCAATCCTTCGGAGAACTTGCGTTTCGCAGCAGCCGTAGCCGAATTTGGCATGTTGCTCCGCGCTTCCGAACACAAAGGCCAAGCTACTTACGCCGGCGTACTTCATCTGGCTGAAAATGCCAAAGGAACCGATGCCGAAGGTTACCGCGCCGAATTCGTCCGTTTAGTAAAAACTACGCAGCTGCTGGACAGTCCGGTAACGGAAGTTAAAGGTAAACCCGAGAAAGATTGA
- a CDS encoding RNA polymerase sigma factor — protein sequence MFLKLFSKTPQPPTDLELVQRYQETGDMAHLGELFERYTDMVYLVCRKYLPDEDTSKDATMQVFEQLIQSLKKHQISNFKSWLHVTAKNYCLMQLRAQKSKPTISLDAETNLHVQFSDGLHHSNGEAEALEQDWQLLERALDGLPPEQRFCLELFYLQEKSYGQIAEQTGYEVNRVRSYIQNGRRNLKIYVEKHHDAT from the coding sequence ATGTTCCTCAAATTATTCTCTAAAACTCCCCAGCCACCCACCGATTTAGAACTGGTACAACGCTACCAGGAAACGGGTGATATGGCGCACCTAGGAGAATTGTTTGAGCGGTATACCGATATGGTTTATTTGGTTTGCCGGAAATATCTGCCCGACGAGGATACCAGCAAAGATGCCACCATGCAGGTATTTGAACAATTAATACAATCGTTAAAGAAACACCAGATTTCTAATTTTAAAAGCTGGCTGCACGTTACCGCTAAAAACTATTGTTTAATGCAGTTGCGGGCGCAAAAGAGTAAACCTACTATTTCTTTAGATGCCGAAACTAATTTGCATGTGCAATTCAGCGATGGTTTGCATCATAGCAACGGCGAAGCCGAAGCTTTAGAACAAGACTGGCAATTGCTGGAAAGAGCCCTAGATGGATTGCCCCCGGAACAACGCTTTTGCCTGGAGTTGTTTTACCTGCAGGAAAAAAGTTACGGCCAAATTGCCGAGCAAACCGGCTACGAGGTAAACCGGGTACGCAGTTATATCCAGAACGGACGCCGAAATTTAAAAATTTACGTGGAAAAACACCATGATGCAACCTGA
- a CDS encoding energy transducer TonB — protein sequence MMQPDTSKWLLPDDGHPSLEQLRLYQQDEELPARSRHQVEKHLLDCELCSDILAGMAVSNRAQTQAAVIQINQKIKKRIESGQQKKVRPMYVPLMRAAAAIVILVISAGLLRYLQQSDQSPVSEKSSIAQNKPNPVVTIPEPVETPVIKPIEPEPQVAIKPMVIPKTEVIAQAKTKTTKPAKQITPAADKPQELTFPIDSAVVLDAFAVKAEDTPRIGFTNSESPNKVSGSVDLQGAFNKVASSLARKKMDISMQQTNAFTGRTVMGKVTDTSGEPLAGANVIVNGTTTGTTTDAAGKFILNVPPGKEALTFNYIGYETQEQKINANIPLAVQLKEDQRSLQEVAVVGYGAAKDGTVEVTRAKPQPGRQAFNQYIRENLRYPVEARQQKQEGRVEVGFTVTEQGALTNFKILKSLNPTCDAEAIRVIKEGPAWQPTVMQGQPQPENVQVSVRFKL from the coding sequence ATGATGCAACCTGATACTTCTAAATGGCTTTTGCCCGACGATGGACATCCTTCGCTGGAGCAGTTGCGGCTGTATCAGCAGGACGAAGAATTACCCGCGCGCAGCCGGCATCAGGTAGAAAAACACTTGTTGGATTGTGAGCTATGTTCTGATATTCTGGCCGGCATGGCGGTTAGTAACCGGGCCCAAACCCAGGCCGCGGTTATCCAGATTAATCAAAAAATTAAAAAAAGAATAGAATCGGGACAGCAAAAGAAAGTGCGACCCATGTATGTGCCTTTAATGCGAGCAGCGGCGGCCATTGTAATTCTGGTAATAAGCGCCGGTCTTCTCCGGTATTTACAGCAATCAGATCAATCGCCGGTTTCTGAAAAAAGTAGTATTGCGCAAAATAAACCAAACCCAGTTGTTACTATTCCGGAGCCAGTGGAAACCCCGGTAATTAAACCCATCGAACCTGAACCGCAGGTAGCAATAAAGCCAATGGTAATTCCGAAAACCGAAGTCATTGCTCAAGCTAAAACTAAAACAACTAAGCCAGCTAAACAAATAACTCCTGCGGCCGATAAACCGCAGGAACTAACTTTCCCGATTGACTCCGCCGTAGTGCTGGATGCTTTCGCGGTGAAAGCCGAAGATACGCCACGAATAGGATTCACTAATTCGGAGTCGCCGAACAAGGTATCCGGTTCCGTAGATTTGCAAGGAGCGTTCAACAAAGTAGCTTCTTCGTTAGCCCGAAAGAAGATGGATATATCGATGCAGCAAACCAATGCTTTTACCGGCCGGACCGTTATGGGTAAAGTTACTGATACCAGCGGCGAGCCTCTGGCAGGAGCCAACGTAATTGTTAATGGTACGACTACGGGCACTACCACCGATGCTGCCGGAAAGTTTATTTTAAATGTACCGCCCGGAAAAGAGGCGCTAACTTTTAATTACATTGGCTACGAAACGCAGGAACAAAAAATTAATGCGAATATTCCGCTGGCGGTCCAGTTGAAAGAAGATCAACGTAGTTTGCAGGAAGTGGCAGTAGTGGGTTACGGCGCAGCCAAAGATGGTACCGTAGAAGTTACCCGGGCCAAACCCCAGCCGGGCCGCCAAGCCTTCAACCAATACATTCGCGAAAATTTGCGGTACCCCGTCGAAGCGCGGCAGCAAAAACAGGAAGGCCGGGTAGAGGTAGGATTTACGGTAACCGAACAAGGAGCATTAACAAATTTTAAAATTTTAAAAAGTTTGAACCCCACCTGCGATGCCGAGGCTATCCGGGTAATTAAAGAAGGTCCGGCCTGGCAACCTACCGTTATGCAAGGCCAGCCGCAACCCGAAAACGTGCAGGTAAGCGTGCGGTTTAAGTTGTAG
- a CDS encoding NINE protein — protein sequence MANVLNYLPELEADEMAFVQGFFQNFNEQQAQQFTDIYRLRRKRPEIILFTSLLGFIGFAGIQRFVVGDIGLGILYFFTAGLCFIGTIVDVINYRRIAFNANVKEAQRTHILVMGQAGGSF from the coding sequence ATGGCCAACGTCTTAAACTATTTACCCGAACTGGAAGCCGACGAAATGGCTTTTGTGCAAGGCTTTTTTCAAAATTTTAACGAGCAGCAAGCCCAGCAGTTTACGGATATTTACCGCTTACGCCGGAAAAGACCCGAAATCATTCTGTTTACTTCTTTGCTTGGCTTTATTGGGTTTGCCGGTATTCAGCGGTTTGTAGTGGGTGATATCGGGTTGGGTATTCTGTACTTTTTTACCGCCGGACTCTGCTTTATCGGTACCATCGTGGATGTTATTAATTACCGGCGCATCGCGTTTAACGCGAATGTGAAAGAAGCGCAACGCACCCACATCCTGGTAATGGGACAAGCTGGGGGTAGTTTCTAA
- a CDS encoding phospholipase D-like domain-containing protein, with protein MALFSKSEKVTQAVYFSPGTDCLNAILAQIEVARTSLKICVFTISDDRITHAILQAHRNGVKVKIVTDNEKLYDQGSDIRQLAQAGIPVRVDHTSNHMHHKFAILDNTVVVTGSYNWTRSAALYNHENIVITSAKPIVEGFCEEFDRLWAEMSSL; from the coding sequence ATGGCACTATTTAGTAAATCCGAGAAAGTAACGCAGGCAGTTTATTTTAGTCCGGGAACGGACTGCTTAAACGCCATACTGGCGCAAATAGAAGTAGCTCGTACTTCGCTGAAAATTTGTGTATTTACCATTAGCGACGACCGGATTACCCACGCTATTTTACAAGCGCATCGCAATGGGGTTAAAGTAAAAATTGTAACAGACAACGAAAAACTGTATGACCAGGGCTCCGATATCCGGCAATTAGCGCAAGCGGGCATTCCGGTGCGGGTAGATCATACATCAAACCACATGCATCATAAATTTGCAATTTTAGATAACACGGTGGTAGTAACCGGCTCGTACAACTGGACCCGCAGCGCGGCCCTGTACAATCATGAAAATATTGTCATAACCTCGGCTAAACCAATTGTAGAAGGTTTCTGCGAAGAGTTTGACCGCTTGTGGGCCGAGATGAGCTCTTTATAG
- a CDS encoding VOC family protein, with translation MISFAQVRIARPTNQLTKVIPFYTEGLGLPQLSSFTDHAGYSGVMVGLPGREYHLEFTQHEAGSPGAAPTKDNLLVLYIPDPTEFSKAVVRLQNLGYFPVSPENPYWQDKSFTFEDPDGWRVVLFRGTWGEVE, from the coding sequence ATGATTTCCTTTGCGCAGGTTCGGATTGCCCGTCCCACGAATCAACTCACCAAAGTTATTCCGTTTTATACCGAAGGCTTAGGCCTACCCCAGTTAAGCTCCTTTACCGACCATGCCGGGTACAGCGGCGTTATGGTGGGTTTACCAGGCCGGGAGTATCACCTGGAGTTCACACAGCACGAAGCCGGTTCTCCTGGCGCCGCTCCTACCAAAGACAACTTACTCGTATTGTATATTCCTGATCCAACAGAGTTCAGCAAGGCTGTAGTGCGCCTACAAAATTTAGGTTATTTCCCGGTTTCTCCCGAGAACCCTTACTGGCAAGATAAATCGTTTACCTTCGAAGATCCCGATGGGTGGCGGGTAGTCTTGTTCCGCGGTACCTGGGGCGAGGTTGAATAA